A region from the Haemorhous mexicanus isolate bHaeMex1 chromosome 12, bHaeMex1.pri, whole genome shotgun sequence genome encodes:
- the LOC132332994 gene encoding hydrocephalus-inducing protein homolog — MATVWPGRRSTCSSHSLNTGLPAIRGNRFQFGHCPVGKCCRRTFTITNHTCHRFMGFEWEADDPFQFCPKFKLSPVVVQFKDTSPLQTRTAMTDCRTLVLKNNSMLPMAWQLRGLDDLVENFFLSQNNGILDPRSEFEVTLHFKAEQIGSIEKTLRLEVSDAENILGVVQTENIKISAEVYDVSLGIDMPEGADGSLEFGTINVLDKVKKVLSLKIKGIYRIEYRFTLKGAGPRMQDLASYFTVTPQSGMVNASHPDASVEIIFHPTSEILLKNIPILYCQVIDASSGEGGQAVTNIPIRVSAKAEYSKYSIVPASPTDFGAMIKGTKKSRTVVLKNNGTLSFKFHIRREPKLASALESKSSKQGESAPSAKKRSKGRKSGSSTQGHLRLGMFTVSPCSGSVHPSRMQLIKVECLAEQEGTWEEQIYIDIMDRDPTDNPLGIPFTLIVETCVPGTYCPQCPWSHLLLIRLVENVTSIFKEYPICSSADLSHQLQSVKGTGLFVRDENRFIFSKVQVGQEAEAHFSICNACRLPCDVALSIKPLPGEEQSLINNIFKLDPVKMSIRGSSSAVATVTFTPPDKQSYDCTFEASLEMPKG; from the exons ATGGCCACAGTCTGGCCTGGCCGCAGGtccacctgcagcagccacagcttaaACACGGGGCTGCCAG CTATCAGAGGGAATCGCTTCCAGTTTGGGCACTGTCCTGTTGGGAAGTGCTGCCGCAGGACATTTACCATCACCAACCACACCTGTCACCGGTTCATGGGCTTTGAGTGGGAGGCAGATGACCCATTCCAGTTCTGCCCCAAA TTCAAACTGAGCCCAGTTGTGGTTCAGTTCAAGGATACCTCCCCCTTGCAGACAAGGACAGCCAT GACTGACTGCAGGACCTTAGTCCTGAAAAACAACAGCATGCTGCCCATGGCCTGGCAGCTCCGTGGGCTGGATGACCTTGTTGAGAACTTCTTCTTGTCACAAAATAATGGCATCCTTGATCCCCGCTCAGAGTTTGAAGTGACACTGCATTTCAAGGCTGAGCAGATTGGCAGCATTGAGAAGACCCTCCGACTAGAG GTTTCAGATGCAGAAAACATCCTGGGGGTTGTTCAGacagaaaacatcaaaatcTCTGCAGAGGTCTATGATGTTTCTCTGGGCATTGACATGCCTGAAG GTGCAGATGGAAGCTTGGAATTTGGAACAATTAATGTCCTGGATAAGGTGAAGAAAGTCCTGAGTCTAAAGATCAAAGGGATATACAGGATTGAGTACAG GTTCACGCTGAAGGGTGCAGGTCCCAGGATGCAAGACTTGGCATCCTACTTCACTGTTACACCTCAGTCGGGCATGGTGAATGCCTCCCACCCTGATGCGAGTGTTGAGATAATCTTCCACCCCACAAGTGAAATCCTCCTCAAGAACATACCCATCCTGTACTGCCAG GTGATAGATGCCAGCTCAGGTGAAGGAGGCCAGGCTGTTACCAACATCCCAATAAGAGTGTCGGCCAAAGCCGAGTACAGCAAGTACAGCATTGTGCCTGCCTCACCCACCGACTTCGGAGCCATGATCAAGGGCACCAAGAAGAGCCGGACTGTTGTGCTGAAGAACAACGGCACGCTCAGCTTCAAATTCCACATCCGCCGAGAACCCAAGCTTGCATCTGCATTGGAAAGCAAAAG TTCAAAGCAAGGGGAATCTGCTCCATCAGCTAAAAAGCGCtcaaaaggaaggaaatcagGCTCCTCGACACAG GGTCACCTCAGGCTTGGCATGTTCACAGTGTCCCCCTGCTCCGGCTCCGTCCATCCGTCGCGCATGCAGTTGATCAAAGTGGAGTGCCtcgcagagcaggaggggacatgggaggAGCAGATCTACATTGACATCATGGACAGAGACCCCACAGACAATCCCCTCGGCATTCCCTTCACCCTGATTGTCGAGACCTGCGTCCCAGGTACATACTGCCCACAGTGCCCTTGGTCACACTTGCTGCTGATCA GACTTGTTGAGAATGTCACGTCAATCTTCAAGGAGTATCCGATCTGCAGCAGCGCCGACCTCAGCCACCAGCTGCAGTCGGTGAAAGGCACGGGCCTCTTTGTCAGAGATGAGAATAGATTCATCTTCAGCAAGGTTCAGGTTGGGCAAGAGGCAGAAGCCCATTTCAGTATCTGCAATGCTTGCCGTCTGCCATGTGACGTGGCCCTCTCCATCAAACCCCTGCCTGGAGAG GAACAAAGCCTTATCAACAACATTTTCAAGCTGGATCCAGTCAAGATGTCCATTCGTGGCTCGTCCTCTGCCGTTGCTACGGTGACCTTCACTCCGCCAGACAAGCAGAGCTACGACTGCACCTTTGAGGCTTCCCTTGAGATGCCCAAGGGGTAA
- the LOC132332995 gene encoding peroxisomal coenzyme A diphosphatase NUDT7-like, with protein sequence MDRWAESNQMKFNQSKFRVLHAALSRSSSRCEPLHAGVQAGRDGTGGAAACLGQRGPAAPGAGTGPEREGKRERERSSAAWRSRVPAGPGAVRGGGAGGAGPCPCPGAAGDERGAAGGCRCSALPAPGLMEQARHRLRDFDVGDRFSRLPLPRAAVLLPLMVRGGRLQLLLPVRSLQLRRSPGEVCFPGGKREATDKDDIDTALREAKEEVGLQPEKVEVICRLMPGIDKMNNLVTPVVGFIEDTFQATPNPDEVSEVFLVPLEYFVKPLNYKTFSYKTSSGHSTRVHCFIYHDQEHKRSFKIWGLTAHFAVFLALVIFGERPTFEVDYDLDNLISSSENDFINLYASVHEGKKSNL encoded by the exons atGGATAGATGGGCTGAGTCCAATCAGATGAAGTTTAACCAGTCCAAGTTCCGAGTCCTGCAC GCAGCACTTTCACGGTCCTCCTCCCGCTGCGAGCCGCTCCATGCCGGGGTTCAGGCGGGACGGGACGGAACCGGTGGAGCCGCCGCATGTCTGGGGCAGCGCGGCCCCGCAGCTCCCGGCGCAGGGACCGGCCCGGAGcgggaagggaaaagggaaagggaacgATCGAGCGCTGCCTGGCGGAGCCGCGTCCctgccgggccgggggcggtgcGGGGCGGCGGAGCGGGAGGAGCCgggccctgtccctgcccaggggccGCGGGGGATGAGCGGGGCGCGGCCGGAGGGTGCCGGTGCTCCGCTCTGCCCGCCCCTGGGCTCATGGAGCAGGCCCGGCACCGCCTGAGGGACTTCGATGTCGGGGACAGGTTCTCCCGCTTGCCGCTGCCCAGAGCCGCCGTGCTGCTGCCGCTGATGGTGCGAGGGGGgcggctgcagctgctgctccccgtGCGCTCCCTGCAG CTGAGAAGATCACCAGGGGAAGTGTGTTTTCCAGGAGGCAAAAGGGAAGCCACTGATAAAGATGACATTGACACTGCTCTCCGAGAAGCTAAAGAAGAAGTGGGTCTTCAGCCAGAGAAGGTGGAAGTCATCTGTAGGCTGATGCCTGGAATTGATAAA aTGAATAACTTGGTGACACCAGTTGTGGGATTTATAGAGGATACATTCCAGGCCACCCCTAACCCAGATGAAGTGAGCGAGGTTTTTCTTGTGCCTTTGGAGTACTTTGTCAAGCCCTTAAATTACAAGACCTTCTCTTATAAAACCTCCTCAGGTCACTCAACTCGCGTACACTGCTTCATATACCATGACCAGGAACATAAAAGGTCATTCAAGATATGGGGACTGACTGCACACTTTGCTGTATTTCTTGCTCTTGTAATTTTTGGAGAGAGACCTACCTTTGAAGTGGATTATGATCTTGACAACTTAATTTCATCCTCTGAGAATgactttattaatttatatgCATCTGTACATGAAGGAAAGAAGAGTAATCTGTGA